The following nucleotide sequence is from Halogeometricum borinquense DSM 11551.
CGCCGCCTAATCGCGCTGTGCGACGCCGAAGACTGCCAGCGCGCAGATCAGGCTGACGTGTCCGATAACCACGAGTCTGAGGAGGATACCGTCGGGTGCATCGACGACCGGAATAGCAACGAACGCCCCCGCGCCGATGACGGCCAAGACAGCGGCGAGTCGTCGATCCCACTTCGGGTCGTACTCCCAGTCTGCGAACTGCATTCCCCAGCCCTCGTCCGTGGGGCATCGTTGTCGCTTGATCCCGTCCGCTGTACGGACCGCACGGAACCGAAGACGGACACGGACGATCATCCATCCGACTGTGCCACCACCGAGGAGGACCTTGAGTCCGGCACCCGCGGCGAGCATCCAGACGGCGGCGACGAGTATCGGAATCAGGAAGGCGGCGGCACACTCAGCGGCGTCCACGCGAGGTGCCGAGACTGGCTCGTTCGACTCTTCCTCGACAGCACGGCTTGCGCACTCCTCAGACCTCGATTGCTCGAGAGTCATCGGTTATCCGGCTCAACTCGGAGGTACGAGGTTCCATGCCGGTAGTTGTACAGTTCGACGGCGACGCCGACGACGGCCAGTCCCGTGAGTGCTAAGATGAATACGTTCGGTCCCCAGATGATGGTTAGCAACCCGAACAACAACGCCGTGTAGACGGCTGACGCGAGATTGAAAAGCGGGTGTTCGCGCACGGCATCGAAGATACTCGCACCGAAGAAGATGGCGACGAGAACGGTCAGCGAGACGTATTCGACCGTGATCGCCCGGTCTGTAGTCACGACGAAGGCTGCGGCAATGACTCCGAGGACGACGAAGATAACCAGCCTGGGCAGACTGATGCGGTCCGCAACGGTGGAGGGCACGGTACTCGGAAGTTGATCATCGCCCTAAATATGTATTCTGGTAGAGATTATTTTCGGCGGGACGCAGGTACCGAACTGGTTCGCGCTTACGTTTCGATTCGCTCTGCGATGTCGTCTAACTCCTCGTCTGAGAGGTCAGGCCGACTGCCTGCAACAGCGTGGATGGGGCCGCCGCCGTCGCCGTCGAATCGCGGGACGAGATGAACGTGGACGTGCGGAACTTCCTGTCCGGCCGCCTCACCGTCGTTGACGCCGACAGTAAGCGCATCAGCGTCCACGGCGTCCTCGACGCGCGGAGTGAGTTCGTCCACGGCGGCCCACAGGTCGGTGGCAACGTCGTCCGGCAGGTCACGGAGTCGTTCGTGCGCCTCTTTCGGGACGACCAGCGTGTGGCCGGGCGCGAGAGGGTTCGCATCGAGGAATGCGAGGACTGTGTCTGTCTCGTAGACGATGCGCGCTGGAATGTCTCCGGCGGCGATCTGCTCGAAGATGGTGGGTTCGCCCATGTCCGATTCGTCGGGTGGATTCGGCAAGTAGGTTCGGGTCGTGCGGACTGCCCACAACCTGCTGGACGGTTGTCGTCGCTGCCGGAACGGTACCGGGGCGTTCCAGAAGTAATATCCGCTCGCCCGGATACGAACACGTATGGACGCGTACGACCTGATCACCCGGAACGCCGCCGAGGTGGTCACGGAGGACGAGGCACGTTCGTTGGCCGACGACCCTGACGGAAAGCGAGCCTACGTCGGCTACGAACCCTCCGGCGTCCTCCACATCGGCCACATGCTGACGGCCAACAAACTCATCGAGTTACAGGAGGCCGGATTCGAAGTCGTCGTTCTCCTC
It contains:
- a CDS encoding HIT family protein, with the translated sequence MGEPTIFEQIAAGDIPARIVYETDTVLAFLDANPLAPGHTLVVPKEAHERLRDLPDDVATDLWAAVDELTPRVEDAVDADALTVGVNDGEAAGQEVPHVHVHLVPRFDGDGGGPIHAVAGSRPDLSDEELDDIAERIET